One window from the genome of Leptospira broomii serovar Hurstbridge str. 5399 encodes:
- a CDS encoding M23 family metallopeptidase — protein sequence MTIEATRRNIGLLTVLIFVFCQTFSIDSKEDSSSDKLAIIKKGSTLPKILTSGKQEGKKTQKKQGTQIGQVKTPKRGPGEVVEKKESLFSFTLSARKFAQGEVLFLSLSPEPHLFSKLDRVKVTWEGNELPVFKKAGTISVFIPISPEFPKSSGILEITEKNLFRKNESKKYEIPIRKTAFATAKVSHLTMDKQYTSDKLPEETMTFIRECSEAKSKAFQSKTDLQIASDFEYPVSNPILNSPFYKRRIYNKEKGKPHGGVDFKGGVGEPIYAINDGSIILARPMHYEGNFTVIDHGSEVYSLYMHQSELLVKVGDKIKKGDLIGKVGSTGMSTGAHLHLGLRIQGTMVDPLSVIQTKLFSVKREPQK from the coding sequence CTTTTTCGATCGACTCTAAAGAGGACTCTTCTTCCGACAAACTTGCGATAATAAAAAAAGGTTCGACTCTTCCGAAAATTTTAACTTCCGGAAAACAGGAAGGAAAAAAAACGCAGAAGAAGCAAGGCACTCAGATCGGGCAGGTAAAAACGCCTAAGCGAGGCCCAGGTGAAGTTGTCGAAAAAAAAGAATCGCTTTTTTCTTTCACACTATCCGCTCGCAAGTTTGCTCAGGGGGAGGTACTCTTTCTTTCCCTTTCCCCCGAACCGCATTTATTTTCGAAATTAGATCGAGTGAAAGTAACTTGGGAAGGGAACGAATTACCTGTTTTTAAAAAAGCCGGAACGATATCGGTTTTTATTCCGATTTCTCCCGAATTCCCGAAATCTTCCGGAATACTCGAGATAACCGAAAAGAATTTATTTAGAAAAAACGAATCTAAGAAATACGAAATTCCGATTCGTAAAACCGCCTTTGCTACCGCGAAAGTCTCCCATTTAACCATGGATAAGCAATATACTTCGGATAAGCTTCCGGAAGAAACGATGACCTTTATTAGAGAATGCTCGGAAGCAAAATCCAAGGCATTCCAGTCAAAGACGGATTTGCAGATCGCATCGGATTTCGAGTATCCGGTTTCAAATCCGATTTTAAACAGCCCATTTTACAAAAGAAGAATTTATAATAAAGAAAAGGGAAAGCCGCACGGAGGAGTGGATTTTAAAGGCGGTGTAGGAGAACCCATTTATGCGATTAACGACGGGTCGATAATTTTAGCTAGGCCGATGCACTATGAAGGAAACTTTACCGTCATAGATCACGGATCGGAAGTCTATTCACTTTATATGCATCAATCGGAATTACTCGTAAAAGTTGGAGATAAAATTAAAAAAGGCGATCTAATTGGAAAAGTAGGATCGACGGGCATGTCGACCGGAGCGCATTTGCATTTGGGTCTGCGTATCCAGGGTACTATGGTAGATCCGTTGTCTGTAATTCAAACCAAACTATTTTCGGTAAAGAGAGAACCTCAGAAGTAG